A section of the Pochonia chlamydosporia 170 chromosome 2, whole genome shotgun sequence genome encodes:
- a CDS encoding alpha beta hydrolase fold-3 domain-containing protein (similar to Neofusicoccum parvum UCRNP2 XP_007581543.1): protein MAFTIDPSTFDPATLGPESREFNAKLSAITASQPKWYEIGAEAYRKLRAEGGTALPPPIVLDSGIAFEIPSRDPSRKVPCRVFKPQNGEAPRAVFMHIHGGGWVLGNESSQDVKLQRLADIHSIACISVGYRLAPEHPFPAGPEDCFDVAEWLVRHAQERFQAPFAFMGGESAGGHLTALTTLHLLQHNDPVYSGHRLRGLILHYGCFSLRWLPSVYSFAKREPHLVLSLETMTEFQNAFLGKGWTQEMLDDPNVSPLYADLPSLRHKLPPALFTCGTEDYLLDDTLFMSSRWLSAGAEAVVAIVKGAAHGYTTFDPAIKGSGSQEGDRVTDEFFKDKLSS, encoded by the coding sequence ATGGCATTCACAATAGACCCCAGCACATTTGACCCGGCCACTCTCGGTCCCGAGTCTCGCGAGTTCAACGCCAAACTATCCGCCATCACTGCATCTCAACCAAAATGGTACGAAATCGGAGCAGAAGCATACCGAAAGCTGCGAGCAGAAGGTGGAACTGCATTACCTCCCCCTATCGTCCTCGACAGCGGCATCGCCTTCGAGATTCCATCACGCGATCCATCCCGCAAGGTCCCTTGCCGTGTATTCAAGCCTCAGAATGGAGAAGCTCCCCGCGCGGTGTTCATGCATATCCACGGAGGCGGCTGGGTGCTAGGAAACGAAAGCTCCCAGGACGTGAAACTACAACGGCTGGCCGACATTCACTCCATCGCGTGCATATCAGTGGGATACAGACTTGCGCCAGAGCATCCATTCCCGGCTGGTCCAGAAGATTGCTTCGACGTAGCAGAATGGCTGGTCCGTCATGCTCAGGAGCGCTTTCAAGCCCCGTTTGCGTTCATGGGCGGCGAATCTGCGGGCGGGCATTTAACAGCGCTTACGACTTTACATCTCTTGCAGCACAATGATCCGGTGTATTCTGGTCATCGGCTTCGAGGGCTGATACTTCACTATGGATGCTTCTCTCTGCGCTGGCTCCCGAGTGTGTATAGTTTTGCGAAACGAGAGCCGCATCTGGTTCTTAGTCTGGAGACCATGACCGAGTTTCAGAATGCATTTCTCGGAAAGGGCTGGACGCAGGAGATGCTTGATGATCCTAATGTTAGTCCTTTGTATGCTGATCTGCCTAGTCTTCGACACAAGCTTCCGCCCGCGTTATTCACTTGTGGGACGGAAGACTATCTTTTGGATGATACTTTGTTTATGAGCTCGCGGTGGCTGTCGGCTGGTGCTGAGGCTGTGGTTGCTATTGTGAAGGGTGCTGCGCATGGGTACACGACTTTTGATCCGGCTATCAAGGGCAGTGGCTCGCAGGAGGGAGATAGGGTTACGGATGAGTTTTTCAAGGACAAGCTGTCTAGTTGA
- a CDS encoding MFS general substrate transporter (similar to Glarea lozoyensis ATCC 20868 XP_008076536.1) gives MAKDANKSEKASVRQHEASDVETPSTPSLNVGYYNECIEAFTPKEQRKIIHKIDRRLVITLGLLYSVSLMDRLNLGVAMISGMSVDLDLYDTRYSVVVLLFFVPYVLFQPVATVVLRKIGPRTFLSVATLLWGLTTISSGFVKKWSDLIPLRLILGFCEAGFFPSCAYLLSCWYPRYDLHKRNAVFYLIGKIVSAFAGILALGFSQLEGSGSGPIWWGRIHKTKQGNGSYISKIAAGIAGWRWIFILQGILTCVVALAAYIFVLGFPDVANAACGFRLDKKEAAFVIARIELDRQDASPTKFNLKKYLAGALDLKIWGFAAILGLNSVTATAMGYFLPIILKDGMGFSVVASQCLTAPPCLAAAIIMYAMAHYSDKWRIRSPFIIFNGCCLLIGLPLLGFTTSPAVRYIGAFITTIATMSNLPCVLTWQANNIRGQWKRALCSATLVGSGGIGGIVGSLVFRTRDAPTYRLGVSVALGASALTIVVTLLLVLKFMRCNRRAAAGGKLIAGLEGFRYTL, from the exons ATGGCGAAAGATGCAAACAAATCGGAGAAGGCCTCAGTCCGCCAACATGAGGCGAGTGACGTTGAGACTCCGTCAACACCCAGCCTCAATGTCGGGTATTACAACGAATGCATAGAGGCGTTCACGCCCAAGGAACAGAGGAAAATCATCCATAAGATTGACAGACGACTCGTCATTACGCTGGGCCTTCTGTACTCCGTGTCTCTCATGGACCGTCTCAACTTGGGCGTTGCGATGATTTCAGGCATGTCCGTCGATTTGGATCTGTATGACACTCGCTACTCCGTCGTTGTGCTCCTGTTCTTTGTACCATACGTGCTGTTTCAGCCGGTAGCAACTGTGGTGCTTCGCAAGATAGGACCCCGGACATTTCTATCCGTCGCCACACTGCTCTGGGGCTTAACAACCATCTCATCTGGCTTTGTGAAGAAGTGGTCTGACCTGATTCCTCTGCGGCTGATTCTGGGATTCTGTGAAGCTGGTTTCTTTCCAA GTTGCGCATACCTTTTGAGCTGCTGGTATCCCCGGTATGACCTTCACAAGCGAAACGCGGTCTTCTACCTCATTGGCAAGATAGTCTCGGCCTTTGCCGGcattcttgcccttggttTCTCACAACTAGAGGGTTCTGGTTCCGGGCCAATCTGGTGGGGGCGCATTCACAAAACGAAACAAGGCAACGGCAGCTACATCAGCAAAATTGCCGCAGGGATCGCCGGCTGGCGCTGGATCTTTATCCTACAGGGCATTCTCACCTGTGTGGTTGCGCTCGCTGCCTACATATTTGTGCTGGGGTTCCCGGATGTTGCGAACGCAGCGTGCGGATTCCGTCTTGATAAGAAGGAGGCTGCCTTTGTGATTGCTCGAATCGAATTAGACCGACAGGATGCGTCACCAACGAA ATTCAATTTGAAGAAATATCTCGCCGGAGCTCTGGATCTCAAAATCTGGGGCTTCGCTGCGATATTGGGCCTAAATTCCGTCACCGCCACTGCCATGGGGTACTTTCTTCCCATCATATTGAAAGACGGCATGGGCTTCAGTGTCGTTGCTTCTCAGTGCTTGACTGCACCGCCATGCCTGGCCGCCGCTATCATCATGTACGCCATGGCACACTATAGCGACAAGTGGCGTATTCGGTCGCCattcatcattttcaacGGCTGCTGCCTGCTAATAG GCCTCCCACTCCTCGGTTTCACAACTAGCCCTGCGGTTCGCTACATCGGCGCCTTCATTACCACCATAGCAACCATGTCCAACCTGCCGTGCGTTCTGACCTGGCAGGCAAACAATATCAGAGGCCAGTGGAAGCGAGCCCTTTGCTCTGCTACCTTGGTTGGCAGCGGGGGCATAGGTGGCATTGTTGGATCCCTCGTGTTCCGAACTCGAGATGCGCCGACGTACAGATTGGGGGTGAGTGTCGCCCTCGGGGCTAGCGCTCTTACTATTGTTGTTACTCTGCTGCTTGTTCTTAAGTTTATGCGTTGCAATAGAAGAGCGGCTGCGGGGGGAAAGTTGATTGCAGGTCTGGAGGGCTTTCGGTATACCCTCTAG
- a CDS encoding alcohol dehydrogenase, zinc-containing (similar to Metarhizium acridum CQMa 102 XP_007814853.1), protein MAPEKMKQWTTALDGIDKLEMEEVDVPSPGEGEVLVKIHAVSLNYRDNEVCSGEYNHHSTVASKQRLVPCSDMCGTVIDSKSNLLKTGARVASIFLQTHLKGPVKEEDMASGIGLPLPGVLTEYRVFPAVSLVQIPDYLSNEEASCLPIAGVTSWTSLNWMRPIGQHIGTDKDLGSKFVLLQGTGGVAIAGLQVAHAAGYKTIITSSSDDKLKRATEELKADHTVNYKTYWEWQEPVMKATNGRGADVIFETGGSRTIRKSFDSIAFGGIINCIGYLSGKSDENPDEGDKTPPLQRLNVNVLALRRNVTLRGIINGGKDRFEEMLTYYKEKEIKPVVSKVFAFEEAKDAMKYLADGKHFGKVVIKVSDK, encoded by the exons ATGGCACCAGAGAAAATGAAGCAGTGGACGACGGCGTTGGATGGAATTGAcaagttggagatggaggaggttgatgtgCCGAGTCCAGGAGAGGGTGAGGTGCTGGTTAAGATTCACGCCGTGAGCTTGAATTACCGTGATAATGAGG TCTGCAGTGGCGAGTACAACCACCATTCAACAGTCGCATCCAAGCAACGCCTCGTTCCGTGCTCCGACATGTGCGGCACAGTCATCGACAGCAAGTCCAATCTCCTCAAGACAGGCGCCCGCGTTGCATCCATATTTCTCCAAACTCATCTCAAAGGTCCCGTCAAGGAGGAAGATATGGCCAGTGGCATTGGACTCCCTCTGCCCGGTGTTCTCACCGAGTATCGCGTCTTCCCGGCTGTTTCACTAGTCCAAATTCCCGACTACCTATCAAACGAGGAGGCCAGCTGTTTGCCCATTGCCGGTGTCACCTCATGGACCAGTCTCAACTGGATGCGACCCATCGGCCAGCATATCGGCACTGACAAAGACCTCGGATCCAAGTTTGTGCTCCTCCAGGGAACGGGAGGTGTAGCCATCGCAGGTTTACAAGTCGCTCATGCGGCGGGTTACAAGACCATAATTACATCCTCGTCCgacgacaagctcaagcgTGCGACGGAGGAGCTCAAAGCTGACCATACCGTCAACTACAAGACGTACTGGGAGTGGCAGGAGCCTGTCATGAAGGCAACGAATGGTCGTGGCGCTGATGTCATTTTTGAGACGGGTGGTTCTCGTACCATTCGCAAGAGCTTCGATAGCATTGCGTTTGGTGGGATTATCAACTGCATTGGTTACTTGTCTGGAAAATCGGACGAGAATCCGGATGAGGGCGACAAGACGCCACCTTTGCAAAGACTGAATGTCAATGTGCTGGCTTTGAGGCGGAATGTGACACTGCGGGGGATTATAAATGGTGGTAAGGACAGGTTTGAGGAGATGTTGACCTATtacaaggagaaggagattaAGCCTGTGGTGAGTAAGGTGTTTGCCTTTGAGGAGGCTAAAGATGCGATGAAGTATCTGGCGGATGGGAAGCATTTTGGAAAGGTGGTTATTAAAGTCAGTGATAAATAG